In a genomic window of Balaenoptera ricei isolate mBalRic1 chromosome 3, mBalRic1.hap2, whole genome shotgun sequence:
- the CCDC124 gene encoding coiled-coil domain-containing protein 124, producing the protein MPKKFQGENTKSAAARARRAEAKAAADARKQKELEDAYWKDEDKHVMRKEQRKEEKEKRRLEQLERKKEAQRLLEEEDSRLKGSKAPRVATSSKVTRAQIEETLRRDHQHKEAPDTAEKAKSHLEVPLEENVNRRLLEEGSVEARTIEDAIAVLSVAEEAADRHPERRMRAAFTAFEEAQLPRLKQENPNMRLSQLKQMLKKEWLRSPDNPMNQRAVPFNTPK; encoded by the exons ATGCCCAAGAAGTTCCAGGGCGAGAACACTAAATCGGCGGCGGCCCGGGCACGGAGGGCTGAGGCCAAGGCAGCAGCTGATGCCAGGAAGCAGAAGGAGTTGGAGGATGCCTACTGGAAGGATGAGGACAAACACGTCATGAGGAAGGAGCAGCGCAAG gaggagaaggagaagcggCGCCTGGAGCAGCTGGAGCGCAAGAAGGAGGCACAGCGgctgctggaggaggaggactCGAGGCTTAAGGGCAGCAAGGCCCCGCGAGTGGCCACCTCCAGCAAGGTCACCCGTGCCCAGATTGAGGAGACGCTCCGCCGAGACCATCAGCACAAGGAAGCCCCGGACACAG CCGAGAAAGCCAAGAGCCACTTGGAAGTGCCGTTGGAGGAGAATGTGAACCGCCGCTTGCTGGAGGAGGGCAGCGTGGAGGCGCGCACCATCGAGGATGCCATCGCAGTGCTCAG CGTGGCGGAGGAGGCGGCAGACAGACACCCTGAGCGCAGAATGCGGGCGGCATTCACTGCCTTCGAGGAGGCGCAGCTGCCGCGGCTCAAGCAAGAAAACCCCAACATGCGGCTGTCACAGCTGAAGCAGATGCTCAAGAAGGAGTGGCTGCGTTCGCCGGACAACCCCATGAATCAGCGCGCCGTGCCCTTCAACACCCCCAAGTGA